The Platichthys flesus chromosome 10, fPlaFle2.1, whole genome shotgun sequence genome includes a window with the following:
- the LOC133962275 gene encoding potassium voltage-gated channel subfamily S member 3-like, with protein MVYGQVFSQHSPGDFFINVNVGGFKQQMEHTVLQRFPQTRLGRLLSCSSKEAILDLCDDFSPSEMEFYFDRSPHFFCYVLNFYLTGKIHLADGLCVISFVQEIEYWGIKERHLDLCCSNKFYELMEVAGDKQWDQMSDEVQLHSSASSTEELSASEDNIEMFEGSWCADVRSNIWIRLENPGHSTSAKAIAVASLSMVIISIVAMCVNSMPDFNQFDVNDQEVENPVLNFFENFCVLFFSAEFILRLAVAPSVRRFLCRPLNIIDFMTVMPFYVTMACDMMDEGDSTELENVGKVVQILRLMRVFRILKLARHSAGLRSLGATLRDSFSEVGQLVLFLSVGISMFSSLIYFVENESKDSELETIPICWWWATISMTTVGYGDTFPVTPAGKVVGSLCIICGLLIVALPITNIFNKFSKFYEKKGQIDLKQNNN; from the coding sequence ATGGTGTATGGACAGGTGTTTTCCCAGCACAGCCCTGGTGACTTCTTCATCAATGTTAATGTCGGAGGTTTCAAACAGCAGATGGAGCACACGGTGCTGCAACGCTTCCCACAGACGCGTCTTGGGCGTCTCCTGTCCTGCAGCTCAAAAGAAGCCATCCTGGATCTCTGCGACGACTTCAGTCCCTCTGAGATGGAGTTCTACTTTGATCGCAGTCCTCATTTCTTCTGTTACGTGCTCAACTTTTACCTCACAGGTAAAATCCACCTGGCAGATGGATTATGTGTGATTTCATTCGTTCAGGAGATTGAGTACTGGGGAATCAAGGAGCGTCATCTGGACCTATGCTGCAGCAACAAATTCTATGAGCTGATGGAGGTCGCTGGGGACAAGCAGTGGGACCAGATGAGCGATGAagtgcagctccacagctcaGCCTCTTCCACTGAGGAGCTGTCAGCCTCGGAGGACAACATAGAAATGTTTGAAGGCTCCTGGTGCGCAGATGTCCGCAGCAATATTTGGATTCGACTTGAGAATCCAGGTCACTCCACATCAGCCAAAGCAATCGCCGTAGCCTCCCTGAGCATGGTTATCATCTCCATTGTAGCCATGTGCGTTAACAGCATGCCGGACTTCAACCAGTTCGATGTCAACGACCAAGAGGTCGAAAACCCAGTGCTGAATTTCTTTGAGAACTTCTGTGTCCTGTTCTTCTCTGCAGAGTTCATCCTTCGTTTGGCTGTTGCACCATCAGTGAGGAGGTTCTTGTGCCGTCCTCTCAATATCATTGACTTCATGACAGTTATGCCCTTTTATGTCACTATGGCCTGTGACATGATGGATGAAGGGGATAGCACAGAGCTGGAGAACGTTGGCAAAGTGGTGCAGATCTTGAGGTTAATGCGAGTGTTTCGCATCCTGAAGCTGGCTCGCCACTCGGCCGGCCTTCGCTCCCTCGGTGCCACGCTGCGAGACAGCTTCAGCGAGGTCGGCCAGCTGGTGCTTTTCTTGTCTGTGGGCATCTCCAtgttctcttctcttatttactTTGTGGAAAATGAATCTAAAGACTCGGAGCTGGAGACCATACCGATTTGCTGGTGGTGGGCCACCATCAGCATGACGACGGTTGGCTACGGGGACACCTTCCCTGTTACGCCAGCTGGGAAGGTTGTAGGCTCCCTGTGCATCATCTGCGGACTGCTGATTGTAGCTCTGCCCATTACTAACATCTTCAACAAGTTCTCCAAGTTCTACGAGAAGAAAGGGCAAATAGATCTCAAACAGAACAATAACTGA